The Treponema sp. OMZ 790 genome includes the window GGTTCCCGGTATTCCCATTGTTGCCGGTGTTTCCGGCAGCAGGGGGTTGATTTTCTCCGTTGTTGCCGTTTCCGCCGCCTGTACCTGAATTGGAATTATTGTCATCATCATCCCGGTGATCTCCGCGTTCTATTGAGTCATCATCACCGTCACGATCGTCACCATCATTTCTACCGTTGCCGCCTCCGTCATTTTCTGGAGGCTGTGTTTCATCCTGTCCCGGTTTAGGGTCAGTCGGTGCCGGTTCCGGGGGCGGAGTAGGTGTCGGCTCTGCCGGTTTCGGCTTTTTGATCGGCGGATTATTTGGATTAGGTTCAATAGGATTGTCATCAGTGTCTCCAGGGGTATTGCCATTGCCCGGCGGATTATCAGGTGCAGGTTCTGTGTCTATGGGTTTAGTTCCCCGAGCCGGCGGTTTAACCGGATTGGGGTTTTCGGGATCCAGTTCTCCCACATTATCATCATTCGCTGTCGTTATAGGTATAAAAGGCGAATGCCCGACTTTGGCTTCAGAATCATTTCTTCCGCCGTTACTGCCGGAGATTATAAAATCATCTAAATCTCTTAAGTAATAAGAATTTTTCCAACTTTCCATAAATTTTCTCCTTGTAAAAAAAATATTTTTTCCATGCATAGAAAATATGGAAGCTTTTGGAAATTACTTAATTTTCCTCCTGCTTCCATTATATTATAGCTTTTAATTAAAAACAAGACTACTTTTTCAAAAAAAATATAATTTTTTATATTTTGTCTTTTTTTGGGATATTTTTACTCATTTTTGAATAATATTTATAAAATTTTGCAGAATTTAAATAAAATTATTTTCTCTCTTGACACTATGACACCTATTGTATAATATTAACCTTAGTTGGAGGACTATATGAAATTGGTTTTGGTCAGGCATGGCGAAAGTGAATGGAACAAGCTTAATTTATTTACCGGATGGACGGATGTGGAATTAAGCGAAAAGGGTGTAGAAGAAGCAAAGGAGGGCGGAGTCTATTTAAAAAAAGAAGGTTTTGATTTTGACATCTGTTATACTTCTTATCTAAAAAGGGCAATCCACACACTCAATCATATTTTAAATGAGATGGATAGAGAATGGCTTCCCGTCATAAAAACTTGGAAGCTTAATGAAAGACATTACGGGGCCTTGCAGGGCTTAAACAAGGCAGAAACGGCCGAAAAATACGGAGAGGATCAGGTAAAAATTTGGCGCCGATCCTTTGATATTGCCCCTCCTGTCTTGGAAGGAGGAGATAAGCGTTGTCCCTATTTACAGGAACAATACAGGGGAATTGAAAAATCAGAGCTTCCCCTAACAGAAAGCTTAAAAGATACCATAGCCAGAGCCGTTCCTTTTTTTGAAGAGACTATAAAGCCTCAAATGCTTGAAAAAAAAAGAATTCTTATAACAGCCCATGGGAACTCCCTCAGGGCATTGGTCAAGTACTTTGAAAATTTAAGCGATGAAGAAATCATTTCCGTAAATATTCCGACAGGCGTTCCCTTGGTCTACGAATTCGATAAGAATTTTAAGGTTATGAGTAAACGCTATCTGGGAGACCAAGAAAAAATAAACGCAAAAATAAATGCAGTTGCAAATCAAGGAAAAAAGAAATAAGGTAAGAATATAAAATGAAGCGAATTTTAGTAGGATGCATAAATCACGAGTCGAACAGCTTTAATCCTATTATTACGGGTATTGAAGATTTTGTTATTTTTAGAGGAGAAGAAGTTTTAACAAAAGGTTTAAAACCCTATTACTCTTCTACCGGAATTATCGAAACTATTCAAAAATGGGGCTGGGAGGCAGTACCTGCCGTAGTTGCAAGGGCTGTTCCGAACGGCTTGGTGGATTATAATCTATATACCGAGCTTAAAAAAGAATTTTTAGCCTATATAGATAAGGCTCTTTTAGAAGCTCCGATTGACGGCATCTGCTTAGGCCTTCACGGTTCTTTAAAGGTTCAAAAAATAGGACCTGCCGAAGGAGACCTTTTAAAAGCAATCCGCGAAAAGCTTCCCCATATTCCTTTAACGACAGCTTTGGACATGCATGCTACCGTAACCGATGAGATGATTAAATATTGTGACGGTATCGTAGGTTATAAAACCGCTCCTCATATTGACTGCTATGAAACCGGTGTCCATGCAGCCGAACTTTTAAAAGCTGCCTTAGAGCCTTCAAATAAACTTTGTATAGGAAGGGTAAAAATCCCCATGCTGGTGGCAGGAGAAAAAAGCGAAACCGCCGCCGAGCCTATGAAGAGTTTAATCGCCTCTTGTGTCGAGGCCGAAAAGGAAAATGGCTTGCTTGCCGCCTCCGTTCTTTTGGGCTTTCCGTGGGCAGACAGCAAGGATAACGGAGTAAACATTGTAACAACTGCCTTAAACGATCAGGCCCTTGCAGACAGGGCAGCCTTAAAGATAGCCAAGGAATTTTGGGCCGAGCGTCATAATTTTAAATTTAAGGTAGAGCATTATGATTCCTTTACTTCAATAAAAACCGCTGTTGAATCTGTAGTGCAAAATAAAGAAGGCCC containing:
- a CDS encoding M81 family metallopeptidase → MKRILVGCINHESNSFNPIITGIEDFVIFRGEEVLTKGLKPYYSSTGIIETIQKWGWEAVPAVVARAVPNGLVDYNLYTELKKEFLAYIDKALLEAPIDGICLGLHGSLKVQKIGPAEGDLLKAIREKLPHIPLTTALDMHATVTDEMIKYCDGIVGYKTAPHIDCYETGVHAAELLKAALEPSNKLCIGRVKIPMLVAGEKSETAAEPMKSLIASCVEAEKENGLLAASVLLGFPWADSKDNGVNIVTTALNDQALADRAALKIAKEFWAERHNFKFKVEHYDSFTSIKTAVESVVQNKEGPVFVSDSGDNPTAGSTGDSTECFEALLKQKEALKALPTKVLYSGFFDKAAVEKCFEAGEGSSLEITIGGTWDKINGKKIPCPVKVLKLVKNYGVYDSRLAFVEMEDIRIVLTSNHIGFGDDELLPALGVNAEDYCIVIVKLGYLEPCFQKIAKRAILAESKGCSNEVLETLDYPQTPRPIYPLDKDMDIKL
- the gpmA gene encoding 2,3-diphosphoglycerate-dependent phosphoglycerate mutase yields the protein MKLVLVRHGESEWNKLNLFTGWTDVELSEKGVEEAKEGGVYLKKEGFDFDICYTSYLKRAIHTLNHILNEMDREWLPVIKTWKLNERHYGALQGLNKAETAEKYGEDQVKIWRRSFDIAPPVLEGGDKRCPYLQEQYRGIEKSELPLTESLKDTIARAVPFFEETIKPQMLEKKRILITAHGNSLRALVKYFENLSDEEIISVNIPTGVPLVYEFDKNFKVMSKRYLGDQEKINAKINAVANQGKKK